The following coding sequences are from one Nasonia vitripennis strain AsymCx chromosome 1 unlocalized genomic scaffold, Nvit_psr_1.1 chr1_random0004, whole genome shotgun sequence window:
- the LOC107981367 gene encoding uncharacterized protein LOC107981367: MTFSAYESQDHDLSSYLCSIMLDGVKENQDQSFKCPKSLTEMMNNVDFMDSIKVSVNIKKGELFLMILKFCITNSLSVTAMTNLFKLINIIFDSPILSDCRYSLDKLLNPKEHAEFHAVCHNCTAYVGKFGEISSVKNCKICEAELDLDNPSSTSFFVLLDPSTQIQNLLNLYEDHYEYVVNERISKPDRIEDVYGGQEYRKFVKTLPPEEKHSYVSAVFNTDGAPKFECSQYSIWPLYLMLNELPKQQRMQKLITCGLWFNKKKTKHEYFFKFIC, from the exons ATG ACATTTTCTGCATATGAATCACAAGATCACGACTTAAGCAGCTATTTATGTAGCATTATGTTAGATGGCGTGAAAGAAAACCAAGATCAGTCTTTTAAGTGCCCTAAAAGCTTAACTGAAATGATGAATAATGTTGATTTTAtggattctataaaagtatctgtcaatataaaaaaaggagagttatttttaatgattttaaaattttgtattacaaATAGTTTATCGGTTACAGCCAtgacaaatttatttaaattgataaatataatttttgactCGCCAATCCTGTCAGATTGTCGATATTCTCTTGATAAATTGTTGAACCCAAAAGAACACGCAGAGTTTCATGCAGTTTGTCATAATTGTACAGCTTATGTAGGAAAATTTGGCGAAATATCCTCTGTAAAGAACTGTAAAATATGTGAAGCTGAATTGGATTTAGATAACCCTAGTAGTACCAGTTTTTTCGTTCTTCTTGATCCATCGAcacaaatacaaaatttattaaacttGTATGAAGATCATTATGAGTACGTTGTAAACGAAAGAATTTCAAAACCTGATCGTATAGAAGATGTATACGGTGGTCAAGAATATCGTAAATTTGTTAAGACCTTACCGCCAGAAGAAAAACATAGTTATGTTAGTGCTGTATTTAATACGGATGGGGCTCCAAAATTTGAGTGCTCACAATATTCTATTTGGCCTTTGTATCTGATGTTAAATGAATTGCCTAAACAACAACGAATGCAGAAGTTAATCACCTGTGGATTGtggtttaataaaaaaaaaaccaaacatgagtatttttttaaattcatttgttga